Sequence from the Paenibacillus tundrae genome:
CAATGAAATCACTGGTTTGCCGGAAACGTCCGAACAAGCAAGCGAAGCGAATAGCACGTCTTCTGGTCAGAATGATGCCGCGCTGAGCGACGTGGAGGCACGTTTTGCTGTACTTGGTGAACTTGAATCTGTCATTGCTGAACGTGAGCGTGAGCGCCCAGAAGGGGCTTATACGACATATCTGTTCGACAAGGGCGTTGATAAAATTCTCAAAAAAATCGGTGAAGAAGCATCGGAGACGATCATTGCCGCGAAAAATAAAGATAATGACGAGCTGCGTCTGGAAGTCAGTGACCTCATGTATCACTTGCTCGTTCTCCTTCAAGAGCGCAAGTTGCCACTGGACGATATTATGTCAGAGCTGAGCCGTCGTCACGAGCGGCCTCGTCGCGATTAGGAGGAGACAGGCGTGCGAATAGACTATCATACACATCATGAGCGGTGTGGTCATGCCGTTGGTAAGTTGGAAGAGTATGTGAAGCGTGGCGTAGACATTGGGCTATCCCAGATTGGGCTGTCTGATCATATGCCGTTACTCCATGTAGATCCAGCCAATTATTATCCCGAGATGGCTATGCCGATGGATGAACTTCCACGCTATGTTGAGGAATGTTTCTCCCTGAAAGAGAAATATCGTGGTCAGATCGATGTACGTGTCGGTCTGGAGGGCGATTACATTGAAGGCTGGGAGAATGAGATTCGAGCGATTATTGAACGGTATCCGTGGGATTATGTCATTGGATCTGTGCATTTCCTGGGCGAATGGGATATTACCGACTTTCGTCAAACGTATCACTGGGAAGGGCGTAACGTGTTGGAGGTGTATCGCCAGTACTATGATGCGGTGAGTAAGGCAGCTGCAACGGGAATGTATGACATTATGGGACATACGGACGTCATCAAGCGATTCGGCTTCTCCCCTGCACCTAAGGAGGTAGATGAGCGTATTGCATTGGAGAATGCTGCTCTGCAAGCGATTGCTAAGAGCGGCTGTGCAATGGAGCTTAACGCCTCAGGGTTATCGAAGCCCTGTGCTGAGATGTTTCCTGGACGGCGGATGCTGACGAAAGCGATTGAGCTAGGTATCCCGTTAACGCTTGGTTCGGACGCGCATGATCCTTTGAAGCTGGGGGATTACCTACCTGAGGCAGAAGCACTCTTGCGTGAGTTGGGGTGCACCGAGGTGGCTGTCTTTGAAAGTCGCCGTCGCTCTTTCGTTCCTTTAAATGGAGGAGACAGTAGAGTATAATAAGGTTGAAAATAACCTTATTCATAAGGGATTATATAGGGACTTCAACCCTCGGGAGGGCATTATGCAGCAATCGTTACGTATTTTTTCCGGTTCATCGAACCCGAAGCTGGCAGAACAAGTATGCGACAAGCTGGGAGTACAGCTAGGCAAGATCAAGCTGTCCCGGTTCAAGAGCGGAGAGATATACGTTCACTATGAAGAGACTATTCGTAACTGTGATGTGTTTCTAATTCAGTCGTTGTCTAACCCGATTAATGAGCTGTTCGTTGAACTGCTCGTTATGATCGATGCTGCGAAGCGAGCTTCTGCTCGGACAGTGAACATCATCGTTCCCTATTATGGATATGCTCGTCAGGAGCGTAAGTCAGCCCCGCGCGAACCGATCTCAGCCAAAATGGTTGCCGATGTGTTGACCACGGCTGGAGCGAACCGGGTTGTGACGATTGACCTCCATGCAGCAGCTATCCAAGGATTCTTCAATATTCCGGTGGATCATATGACATCATTAGATTTAATCAGTGAGTATTTGCTAAGCAAAGGTATTGAACATCCAGTTGTTGTCTCCCCGGATGCTGGGCGTGCCTCTATGGCAGAGAAGCTAGCGAACCGGCTGGATTCACCTTTTGCTATCATGATCAAGAAGAGACCAAGCCATAACGAATCTATCATTACCCATGTCATTGGTGATGTTGAAGGTCGCACACCGATCATTATTGAGGATCTGATTGATACAGGCACGACCATTCTGAATGTCGTTGAGGGACTCAAGGAGCGCGGCTCCAATAATGTATACGTATGTGCTACACACGGGTTGTTCTCCGATGGAGCATTAGCGAAACTCAATCATCCTTCGATAGCTGAGGTGGTTGTTACCGATTCAATTGCACTGCCAGATGATCATCCTGAGTGCTTCAAAGTATTACCCGTTGCTCCGATGCTGGCAAGAGCCATTCGTATTATCG
This genomic interval carries:
- a CDS encoding ribose-phosphate diphosphokinase, whose product is MQQSLRIFSGSSNPKLAEQVCDKLGVQLGKIKLSRFKSGEIYVHYEETIRNCDVFLIQSLSNPINELFVELLVMIDAAKRASARTVNIIVPYYGYARQERKSAPREPISAKMVADVLTTAGANRVVTIDLHAAAIQGFFNIPVDHMTSLDLISEYLLSKGIEHPVVVSPDAGRASMAEKLANRLDSPFAIMIKKRPSHNESIITHVIGDVEGRTPIIIEDLIDTGTTILNVVEGLKERGSNNVYVCATHGLFSDGALAKLNHPSIAEVVVTDSIALPDDHPECFKVLPVAPMLARAIRIIVDGGSMATLFKDSGI
- the hisIE gene encoding bifunctional phosphoribosyl-AMP cyclohydrolase/phosphoribosyl-ATP diphosphatase HisIE, translated to MSNTRNEIKEQLSLTQVVEHIRWNDGLVPAIVQDAETREVLMMAYMNRESLKLSLESGETWFWSRSRQELWHKGATSGNVQQITSLKYDCDGDTLLVEVKPNGPACHTGEVTCFHNEITGLPETSEQASEANSTSSGQNDAALSDVEARFAVLGELESVIAERERERPEGAYTTYLFDKGVDKILKKIGEEASETIIAAKNKDNDELRLEVSDLMYHLLVLLQERKLPLDDIMSELSRRHERPRRD
- the hisJ gene encoding histidinol-phosphatase HisJ, with the protein product MRIDYHTHHERCGHAVGKLEEYVKRGVDIGLSQIGLSDHMPLLHVDPANYYPEMAMPMDELPRYVEECFSLKEKYRGQIDVRVGLEGDYIEGWENEIRAIIERYPWDYVIGSVHFLGEWDITDFRQTYHWEGRNVLEVYRQYYDAVSKAAATGMYDIMGHTDVIKRFGFSPAPKEVDERIALENAALQAIAKSGCAMELNASGLSKPCAEMFPGRRMLTKAIELGIPLTLGSDAHDPLKLGDYLPEAEALLRELGCTEVAVFESRRRSFVPLNGGDSRV